Proteins from a genomic interval of Zingiber officinale cultivar Zhangliang chromosome 2A, Zo_v1.1, whole genome shotgun sequence:
- the LOC122042927 gene encoding uncharacterized protein LOC122042927: protein MEKRIPNEGFVYRVSVPDEWEELQRTGATLGGDIDRTTGCIHFSDLDQVKMVLNNFFRGQENLYLLQIDATKLGEGLVYEAVKDTYFPHFYGPDRSFQPLPLDAVSKVEKLLTLNGEFSCSLLD, encoded by the exons ATGGAGAAGAGAATCCCGAATGAAGGATTTGTCTACAGAGTGAGCGTCCCCGACGAATGGGAGGAGCTGCAGAGAACGGGCGCTACGCTGGGCGGAGATATCGATCGAACAACTGGATGCATTCACTTCAGTGATCTCGATCAG GTGAAGATGGTCTTGAACAACTTCTTTCGTGGCCAGGAGAACCTATATCTGCTCCAAATCGATGCCACTAAG CTTGGAGAGGGTTTAGTTTATGAAGCTGTCAAGGATACCTACTTTCCTCATTTCTATGGCCCTGACCGGAGCTTTCAGCCTTTGCCTTTAGATGCCGTCTCCAAGGTAGAGAAGTTGCTAACACTGAATGGTGAATTCAGTTGCAGTCTACTGGATTAA
- the LOC122042921 gene encoding uncharacterized protein C24B11.05-like, with translation MFMATITKEAKYDCLVFDMDDTLYPLTSGLNLACRKNIQDFMLHNLHIEESQVAKMCLDLYKEYGTTMAGLKELGYGFDDDEFHAYVHGRLPYETLKPDPVLRSLLLSVPQRKIIFTNADKVHTAKVISRLGLEDCFDGVICFETLNLTPTLNFPAEKITTMTDDDLKSWTSEGRILCKPSLEAFETAIRISNIDQKRTIFFDDSPRNIAAGKAAGLHTVLVGSSVLVPGADLALESIHNIREALPEIWQDGEQFEPVLAATSAEAVVLA, from the exons ATGTTCATGGCAACTATTACAAAGGAAGCCAAGTACGACTGTCTGGTCTTTG ATATGGATGATACCTTGTATCCCTTGACCTCCGGTCTCAATTTGGCCTGTCGCAAGAACATCCAAG ATTTCATGTTGCACAATCTCCATATTGAAGAAAGCCAAGTTGCGAAAATGTGCCTGGACTTGTACAAAGAATATGGGACAACGATGGCTGGTCTTAAG GAACTTGGTTATGGATTTGACGATGATGAATTCCATGCTTATGTTCACGGAAGACTGCCATATGAAACTTTGAAACCTGATCCTGTGTTGAGAAGTTTACTACTTTCAGTGCCGCAAAGAAAGATA ATCTTCACAAATGCAGACAAGGTTCACACTGCCAAAGTTATCAGTAGGCTTGGCCTAGAAGATTGTTTCGATGGTGTTATATGTTTTGAGACACTTAATCTGACCCCAACTCTTAATTTTCCTGCTGAAAAGATCACCACCATGACTGATGATGATCTAAAGAGCTGGACTTCCGAAGGGAGAATACTCTGCAAGCCTTCTCTGGAAGCCTTTGAAACTGCAATCAGGATTTCAAACATTGATCAAAAGAGAACG ATCTTTTTTGATGATAGTCCAAGAAACATAGCAGCAGGAAAGGCAGCAGGTCTTCATACTGTCCTT GTGGGGAGCTCGGTGTTGGTGCCAGGGGCAGATCTTGCACTAGAGAGCATTCACAATATAAGAGAAGCCTTGCCTGAGATATGGCAGGATGGAGAGCAGTTTGAACCAGTTCTTGCAGCTACATCTGCTGAAGCAGTAGTCCTTGCTTAG